The genomic DNA GTGGCCCGGGCAGAGGTGCCGGGGCTCCCGGGCCGCCATCTCCCGGAGCGCGTCGACCCACTCGCCCGGGTAGCGCTGGACCTTCTGCGGGTTGCCCGCGTTCGGCGCGACGCCGATGAAGAAGTCGCCCGGACACAGCACCTCCCGGTCCGGGCACCAGACCCAGGAGTGGTCGTCCGTCTCGCCGCGGCCGTGCCGGACCTGGAACCGCAGCCCACCCACGTCGATGGAGAGCGCGTCCCGGTAGGTGGTGGTCGGCGGGTGCTCGGGGACGCCGAACGGGGAGCCGTCCTCGTACATCAGGTCGGCCATGTCGACGGTGGCGCCGAACTGGCGGGCGTTGATGGCCTCGTTGTGGCCCTTCGTCCGTGCGTACCGCCGGAAGCGGTCCGCCATCGCCTCGTGGGCGATCACCTCGGGTGGCTCCTGCCCGTCGACGAGGAACGCCTCCAGCCCGTAGGCGTGGTCGACGTGCCCGTGCGTGTAGACCACCGTGTCGACGGGCGCGTCGGTGTGTTCTCGGAGCGACTCGGCGAGCGCCGGGGCGAGCGCACGGAGCCCCGTGTCGACGAGCACCAGTCCGTCGCCCGTCTCGAACGCCGTCACGCCGCTGAAGTACGACTGGAAGTAGACGCCGTCGGTCACCTCGACCGTCTCGACCTCGGCCCGCCCGTCGCGGACCGCC from Haloglomus litoreum includes the following:
- a CDS encoding alkyl sulfatase dimerization domain-containing protein; this encodes MVDNVVEAVQAVRDGRAEVETVEVTDGVYFQSYFSGVTAFETGDGLVLVDTGLRALAPALAESLREHTDAPVDTVVYTHGHVDHAYGLEAFLVDGQEPPEVIAHEAMADRFRRYARTKGHNEAINARQFGATVDMADLMYEDGSPFGVPEHPPTTTYRDALSIDVGGLRFQVRHGRGETDDHSWVWCPDREVLCPGDFFIGVAPNAGNPQKVQRYPGEWVDALREMAAREPRHLCPGHGDAVVDDPAGIERRLRTTAEYLETVVDRTLAALNDESPPHADIVTGVEYPDADEPWLEAQYDEPEFIARSVIRRYGGWWTGRPCELKPAPRGDVAGEFADLAGGADALAERARELSEAGEHRRASHLADAALEAAPEDEAVQSAVGDVYQARATVQTSMMARNLYRSAAAYARSGRPYR